A portion of the Faecalibacterium sp. I3-3-89 genome contains these proteins:
- a CDS encoding Asp23/Gls24 family envelope stress response protein — translation MEGHRMDLQNMDLKGGSLQISTEVIGKIARCAALEIEGVAEVSCGKQNRKVKDLLERANVQSPVTVEMRDGTAEITLEIVAAFGARIPAVAEKVQENVKSAVQNMTNVTVSRVDLVIAGLAPAAEPQA, via the coding sequence ATGGAGGGCCATAGAATGGATTTACAGAATATGGATCTGAAGGGCGGCAGTCTGCAGATCTCCACGGAGGTCATCGGCAAGATCGCTCGTTGTGCAGCGCTGGAGATCGAGGGCGTGGCAGAAGTGTCCTGCGGCAAGCAGAACCGGAAGGTGAAAGACCTTCTGGAGCGTGCCAACGTCCAGTCGCCCGTCACCGTAGAGATGCGGGATGGCACGGCAGAGATCACTCTGGAAATTGTGGCGGCCTTTGGCGCACGCATCCCGGCTGTGGCCGAGAAGGTGCAGGAGAACGTCAAGTCTGCCGTCCAGAACATGACCAATGTTACGGTCAGCCGTGTTGACCTTGTCATTGCCGGTCTGGCCCCGGCGGCTGAGCCGCAGGCCTGA
- a CDS encoding SpoIIIAH-like family protein: MRAITKNTRRVTALTLAAALVVAVYLNWQYARTGIGVDEEAVNVSAVAVEGEPVASPVTDGLMTEAEAVSSANKNYGEAQLVSVANDAGAKFFEEARLKRQKAHDEAMDTIQKTLKTSGLSAEEKKDCTRQMTANLEDLNAENEIETLVKAKGFADCLCFLQSGRADLTVMTSGDALTAAQVAQIRDIVLSKSEVTAQNITVVEVK; encoded by the coding sequence ATGAGAGCTATCACCAAAAATACACGCAGGGTCACTGCGCTGACCCTTGCGGCGGCGCTGGTCGTGGCAGTATACCTCAACTGGCAGTACGCCCGCACCGGCATCGGGGTGGATGAGGAGGCCGTCAACGTCTCGGCGGTGGCCGTGGAGGGAGAGCCGGTGGCTTCGCCTGTCACCGACGGGCTGATGACGGAGGCCGAGGCCGTATCCAGCGCCAACAAGAATTACGGCGAGGCCCAGCTTGTCAGCGTAGCCAACGATGCAGGGGCAAAATTCTTCGAAGAAGCCCGTCTCAAGCGCCAGAAAGCCCACGATGAAGCGATGGACACCATCCAGAAGACTCTCAAGACCTCGGGCCTCTCCGCCGAGGAGAAAAAGGACTGCACCCGGCAGATGACCGCAAACCTCGAGGACCTCAACGCCGAGAACGAGATCGAAACGCTGGTCAAGGCGAAGGGCTTTGCCGACTGCCTCTGCTTTTTGCAGTCCGGCCGGGCAGACCTGACCGTCATGACCTCCGGCGACGCCCTGACCGCGGCACAGGTGGCTCAGATAAGAGACATCGTCCTCAGCAAGAGCGAGGTGACTGCGCAGAATATTACTGTGGTGGAAGTGAAGTAA
- a CDS encoding stage III sporulation protein AG encodes MKNKLFLRLKDLVQKENRARLAVLLGAAAMLLLLLSELFTPSEKPAAASAAPADESAYRQQLEQQLSDLIAQVEGAGRTTVMITLESGEETIYALDTLSGQTQQQQTHVLLDDGTALAQTVCTPRVCGVAVVCEGGGDVRVAVRITELVGALLDVPSNRICVEQRRE; translated from the coding sequence ATGAAAAACAAGCTCTTTTTGCGGCTGAAGGACCTTGTGCAGAAGGAGAACCGCGCCCGGCTGGCGGTCCTGCTGGGGGCTGCGGCGATGCTGCTCCTCCTGCTGTCGGAGCTGTTCACCCCTTCGGAGAAGCCTGCAGCGGCCAGCGCTGCCCCGGCGGATGAGAGCGCCTACCGTCAGCAGCTCGAGCAGCAGCTTTCCGACCTCATCGCGCAGGTGGAAGGTGCAGGGAGGACCACCGTGATGATCACGCTGGAAAGCGGGGAGGAGACCATCTATGCTCTGGACACGCTCTCGGGACAGACCCAGCAACAGCAGACCCATGTGCTGCTGGACGATGGGACGGCGCTGGCGCAGACGGTCTGCACGCCCAGAGTGTGCGGAGTGGCTGTGGTATGCGAGGGCGGGGGAGATGTCCGGGTCGCCGTCCGCATCACCGAGCTGGTGGGGGCGCTGCTGGATGTTCCGTCCAACCGCATCTGCGTAGAGCAGCGCCGGGAATGA
- a CDS encoding stage III sporulation protein AE: protein MKWDKFFRFGLAILFLWTSLALAAPAARAASDTMLPGSALWEPYLQQSRIDLEDAVSSPWEPLKSFLPQSLGAMVQQTARNYTSVLLFLTLTAVLGLLAGECADSDLLDLAAAGGCGVLLWGNLVEEAQTLCAQMESWRSFLLGFLPVYAGVLTLGGEAAAGSAASGTLLTALCFLAQLAAAFVQPLLHCYLMLSMACCISAEPALGVFCKGVGSALRQALGWAGKLLVALLGLQRAAAFQLDRFSLRTGQLLAGSVPIIGQTLSSASESILAGVQMLKSGLGLAALSVLGAEFVPLYLGLMIQLALLMGCSLLCSLTGISRCRALFDCFAEAVRCMAAAVALFFGLAAAGVALLFMVGGGS, encoded by the coding sequence ATGAAATGGGACAAGTTTTTTCGCTTCGGGCTGGCCATACTGTTTTTGTGGACGAGCCTTGCGCTCGCGGCCCCGGCGGCGCGGGCCGCTTCGGATACGATGCTGCCCGGGAGCGCCCTCTGGGAGCCGTATTTACAGCAGAGCCGCATTGATCTGGAGGACGCCGTATCCTCGCCGTGGGAGCCGCTGAAAAGCTTTCTGCCCCAGTCCTTGGGGGCAATGGTGCAACAGACGGCCCGGAACTATACCTCGGTCCTCCTGTTCCTGACACTGACCGCGGTGCTGGGGCTTCTGGCAGGAGAGTGTGCCGACAGCGATCTGCTGGATCTGGCTGCGGCGGGCGGCTGTGGTGTCCTGCTCTGGGGGAATCTGGTGGAAGAGGCACAGACGCTCTGCGCGCAGATGGAGAGCTGGCGCAGCTTCTTGCTGGGCTTTCTGCCCGTCTATGCAGGCGTCCTCACGCTGGGCGGCGAAGCGGCGGCAGGCAGCGCAGCCAGCGGAACGCTGCTGACGGCGCTCTGTTTTCTGGCACAGCTGGCCGCAGCCTTCGTGCAGCCTCTGCTCCACTGTTATCTGATGCTCAGCATGGCCTGCTGCATCAGCGCAGAACCGGCGCTGGGCGTCTTCTGCAAGGGTGTCGGCAGTGCCCTCCGCCAAGCGCTGGGCTGGGCCGGGAAACTGCTGGTCGCTCTGCTGGGCTTGCAGCGGGCTGCGGCGTTCCAGCTGGACCGCTTTTCGCTCCGCACCGGCCAGCTTCTGGCCGGGAGCGTGCCCATCATCGGGCAGACTCTCAGCAGTGCGTCGGAGTCCATCCTTGCAGGGGTGCAGATGCTCAAGAGCGGGCTGGGGCTGGCAGCGCTGTCGGTGCTGGGGGCAGAATTCGTGCCGCTCTATCTGGGGCTGATGATCCAGCTGGCCCTGCTTATGGGGTGCAGTCTGCTTTGCAGCCTGACGGGCATCTCGCGCTGCCGCGCCCTGTTCGACTGCTTCGCCGAGGCGGTGCGCTGTATGGCAGCAGCTGTGGCCCTCTTCTTCGGGCTGGCAGCGGCAGGGGTGGCTCTGCTTTTTATGGTAGGAGGTGGTTCGTGA
- a CDS encoding stage III sporulation protein AD, translating into MLGLAVVGAVLYTLFQKSAPAFGLFVSMGAAVLVLWKISTAAEIVLAGLERLEQRAGGDAFSCLLRCTGVILLADYARALCEEAGAESLAWCTALAGRVLVLAAAWPLLEEIGQKIGSIAG; encoded by the coding sequence ATGCTGGGGCTTGCGGTGGTGGGAGCCGTCCTGTACACCCTGTTCCAGAAGAGCGCCCCGGCTTTCGGGCTGTTCGTCTCGATGGGGGCGGCAGTCCTCGTGCTGTGGAAGATCAGCACAGCGGCCGAGATCGTGCTTGCCGGCCTTGAGAGACTGGAACAGCGGGCAGGCGGCGACGCCTTTTCCTGCCTGCTGCGGTGTACAGGCGTTATCCTGCTGGCCGACTACGCCCGCGCACTCTGCGAGGAAGCCGGGGCCGAATCGCTGGCGTGGTGCACGGCACTGGCAGGCCGGGTGCTGGTGCTGGCGGCGGCGTGGCCCCTGCTGGAAGAGATCGGCCAGAAGATCGGGAGCATTGCGGGATGA
- the spoIIIAC gene encoding stage III sporulation protein AC produces the protein MEIDLIFKIAAIGIIVAVLNQLLIRSGREDQAMMTTLAGLVVVLSILVKQISVLFVTIKSLFAL, from the coding sequence ATGGAAATCGACCTGATCTTTAAGATCGCGGCCATCGGCATCATCGTCGCGGTGCTCAACCAGCTTCTTATCCGCTCGGGCCGGGAGGATCAGGCGATGATGACCACGCTGGCAGGGCTTGTGGTAGTGCTGTCCATTTTAGTCAAGCAGATCAGTGTGCTCTTCGTCACCATCAAGTCCCTCTTTGCGCTATGA
- a CDS encoding ATPase, T2SS/T4P/T4SS family, with protein sequence MDEYYRAVQALPAWLARPLSALPPDIAEQVHEIRLRVGCGVQLTIGGRPCCPAGLPALQKLRLTPLQMEEIFLTLCSGSVHSYETEIAAGYVTLGCGCRAGLAGRFYCPPGQSAVLQELRSVNIRVARSREFPLPQKLRAILQQRFVGMLLMGEPDSGKTTLLRGIARELASRERAVAVIDERREIFPSEETAALPLDILSGVPKGQAVQMALRTLSPQVILLDELGGMDELYALEQGLFSGVEFIATLHAASWEEAARRPQVQYLQKCGALHAAVLLKGRTAPGQLKEVRFS encoded by the coding sequence ATGGACGAGTATTACCGGGCCGTTCAGGCCCTGCCTGCATGGCTGGCGCGGCCTCTGAGCGCCCTGCCGCCGGACATTGCAGAACAGGTACATGAGATACGCCTTCGGGTAGGCTGCGGGGTGCAGCTGACCATCGGGGGCAGGCCCTGCTGCCCGGCGGGACTGCCCGCTCTGCAAAAGCTCCGGCTGACGCCGTTGCAGATGGAGGAGATCTTCCTCACCCTTTGCAGTGGGTCGGTGCACAGCTACGAGACAGAGATCGCGGCAGGCTATGTCACCCTCGGGTGCGGATGCCGCGCCGGGCTGGCCGGGCGGTTCTACTGCCCGCCGGGGCAGAGCGCCGTTTTGCAGGAGCTGCGCTCGGTCAACATCCGTGTGGCCCGCAGCCGGGAGTTCCCTCTGCCGCAGAAGCTCCGGGCTATTTTGCAGCAGCGCTTTGTGGGGATGCTCCTGATGGGGGAGCCGGACAGCGGCAAGACGACCCTCCTGCGGGGCATCGCGCGAGAATTGGCAAGCCGGGAAAGAGCGGTGGCCGTCATCGACGAGCGGCGGGAGATATTCCCCTCGGAGGAAACAGCGGCCCTGCCTCTCGACATCCTCAGCGGCGTGCCGAAGGGGCAGGCAGTGCAGATGGCTCTGCGCACTCTCTCGCCGCAGGTGATATTACTGGACGAGCTGGGCGGGATGGACGAGCTTTATGCCCTCGAACAGGGGCTGTTCAGCGGGGTGGAGTTCATCGCCACTCTCCATGCCGCCAGCTGGGAAGAAGCCGCCCGCCGCCCGCAGGTGCAGTATCTCCAAAAATGCGGTGCGCTCCATGCAGCGGTACTGCTGAAGGGCCGCACCGCGCCGGGCCAGCTGAAAGAGGTGCGGTTCTCATGA
- the ligA gene encoding NAD-dependent DNA ligase LigA encodes MELEQARKRVEELRAVIEKNNRLYYDQDAPELEDFEYDALTRELKELEAQYPELVTAASPTQHVGGTPSGRFQKVTHAVKMESLLDAFSYDELRDFDRRVRDAGIEPEYVVEIKIDGLSCSLEYENGELVRASTRGDGVVGEDVTANVRAIKKIPKKLKNAPEFLEVRGEVYMPHEAFRHLCAEQELQGAAPFKNPRNAAAGSLRQKDAKITGSRGLSIFVFNVQQVRGKELSTHAESLDYLKSLGLPVSPRYHVVHDIEDAIREIEQIGQNRSKLDFDMDGAVIKVNDFAQRAQMGSTNKFPRWAIAFKYPPEVKETTLRSIEVAVGRTGVLTPTACFDPVFLAGTTVARATLHNEDFIRQFGLCIGDTIQVRKAGDIIPEVIGVVHHPEDAAPYQMPEVCPSCGAPVVHLEDEAALRCVNPECPAQSLRNIIHFASRDAMDIDGLGTAVATQLVDKGLVHSAADLYDLTLEQLLTLEKFKEKSATNLLHAIENSKQNNLDKLLFGFGIRNIGDKAAALLAEHFGTLEAIREADIETISEIDGFGGVMGQSVVEFFAKDGTTDLVHRLADVGVNMTWKGEPKGDKLAGKTLVVTGTLESLSRNEAEALIVKNGGKASGSVSKKTAYVVAGAAAGSKLTKAQTLGVPVLTEAEFLAMLRDEPEA; translated from the coding sequence GTGGAACTGGAACAAGCCAGAAAGCGCGTCGAGGAACTGCGCGCTGTTATCGAGAAGAATAACCGCCTTTATTACGATCAGGATGCCCCCGAGCTGGAGGACTTCGAATACGACGCCCTGACCCGGGAGCTGAAGGAGCTGGAAGCGCAGTACCCCGAGCTGGTCACGGCCGCTTCGCCCACCCAGCACGTCGGCGGAACGCCCAGCGGTCGCTTCCAGAAAGTGACCCATGCGGTCAAGATGGAGAGCCTGCTGGATGCATTTTCCTACGATGAACTGCGTGATTTTGACCGCAGAGTGCGGGATGCAGGCATTGAACCGGAGTATGTGGTCGAGATCAAGATCGACGGTCTTTCGTGCAGCCTCGAGTACGAGAACGGGGAGCTGGTGCGTGCTTCCACCCGAGGCGACGGCGTGGTGGGCGAGGATGTCACTGCCAATGTCCGGGCCATCAAAAAAATCCCGAAGAAGCTGAAGAATGCCCCCGAGTTTCTCGAGGTGCGCGGCGAGGTCTATATGCCCCACGAGGCGTTCCGGCATCTCTGTGCCGAGCAGGAATTGCAGGGCGCCGCTCCCTTCAAGAACCCCCGCAACGCCGCTGCCGGTTCGCTACGCCAGAAGGACGCGAAGATCACCGGGAGCCGGGGCCTCTCGATCTTTGTATTCAATGTCCAGCAGGTGCGGGGCAAGGAGCTGTCCACCCACGCAGAGAGCCTCGATTACCTCAAGAGTCTCGGCCTTCCGGTCTCGCCCCGCTACCATGTCGTCCACGACATCGAGGATGCCATCCGGGAGATCGAGCAGATCGGACAGAATCGCTCAAAGCTCGATTTCGACATGGACGGTGCGGTCATCAAGGTCAATGATTTCGCCCAGCGCGCGCAGATGGGTTCTACCAACAAATTCCCCCGGTGGGCCATCGCCTTCAAGTACCCGCCCGAGGTCAAGGAGACGACCCTGCGCAGCATCGAGGTGGCTGTGGGCCGCACCGGCGTGCTGACCCCGACGGCCTGCTTCGACCCCGTCTTTCTTGCCGGTACGACGGTGGCCCGTGCGACCCTCCACAACGAGGACTTCATCCGCCAGTTCGGGCTTTGCATCGGTGACACCATTCAGGTGCGGAAGGCCGGCGACATCATCCCGGAGGTCATCGGCGTCGTCCACCACCCGGAGGATGCCGCGCCCTACCAGATGCCGGAAGTCTGCCCGTCCTGCGGGGCACCGGTCGTCCATCTTGAGGACGAAGCCGCCCTGCGCTGCGTCAACCCCGAGTGCCCGGCCCAATCTCTGCGCAACATCATCCATTTTGCCTCCCGCGACGCCATGGACATCGACGGTCTGGGCACGGCGGTGGCGACCCAGCTGGTGGACAAGGGCCTTGTCCACTCGGCGGCAGACCTCTATGACCTGACCCTCGAGCAGCTGCTGACGCTGGAAAAGTTCAAGGAGAAGAGCGCAACGAACCTTCTCCACGCCATCGAAAATTCCAAGCAGAACAATCTGGACAAGCTGCTGTTCGGTTTTGGCATCCGCAACATCGGAGACAAGGCCGCCGCCCTGCTGGCCGAGCACTTCGGCACGCTGGAAGCCATCCGGGAGGCTGACATCGAAACGATCAGCGAGATCGACGGCTTCGGCGGCGTGATGGGGCAGAGCGTGGTGGAGTTCTTCGCCAAGGACGGCACTACCGACCTTGTCCACCGTCTGGCCGACGTTGGCGTGAACATGACGTGGAAGGGCGAGCCGAAAGGGGATAAGCTGGCGGGCAAAACGCTGGTCGTCACCGGCACCCTTGAGAGCCTCTCTCGCAATGAGGCAGAGGCCCTCATCGTCAAGAACGGTGGCAAGGCCAGCGGTTCGGTCTCCAAGAAAACGGCCTATGTCGTAGCCGGTGCGGCGGCAGGCTCCAAGCTGACCAAGGCGCAGACCCTCGGCGTGCCCGTGCTGACGGAAGCGGAATTCCTCGCTATGCTGCGGGACGAACCGGAAGCTTAA
- the pfkA gene encoding 6-phosphofructokinase, with translation MEKQIKTIGVLTSGGDAPGMNAAVRAVVRTGLHKGFRMIGIQRGYNGLLNGECFEMNLRSVSNIISAGGTILYTARCLEFKTKEGQDKGAAKCRELGIDALVVIGGDGSYRGARELAHRGIPMIGLPGTIDNDIACTDYTIGYDTAMNTALEMIDKLRDTTQSHDRCSVVEVMGRNAGYIALNVAIASGAMAVLLPEKEFDMQRDILDKIVETQRTGKRHFIVIVAEGIGHSQEIANEIQARTGIDTRATILGHVQRGGSPTLRDRVNASAMGYHAVCLLEQGKYNRIVGMKGEQLVDYPVDEALEMTKSIDPVLVDVCNTISI, from the coding sequence ATGGAAAAGCAAATCAAGACGATCGGTGTTCTGACCAGCGGCGGCGACGCCCCCGGTATGAACGCAGCTGTCCGTGCCGTGGTCCGTACCGGCCTGCACAAGGGCTTCCGCATGATCGGCATCCAGCGCGGCTACAACGGCCTGCTGAACGGTGAGTGCTTCGAAATGAACCTGCGCAGCGTCTCGAACATCATCTCTGCCGGCGGCACCATCCTTTACACCGCACGCTGCCTTGAGTTCAAGACCAAAGAGGGTCAGGATAAGGGTGCAGCCAAGTGCCGCGAGCTGGGCATCGATGCGCTGGTGGTCATCGGCGGCGACGGCTCCTACCGCGGCGCCCGTGAGCTGGCACACCGCGGCATCCCGATGATCGGCCTGCCCGGCACCATCGACAACGATATTGCCTGCACCGACTACACCATCGGCTATGATACGGCGATGAACACCGCGCTCGAGATGATCGATAAGCTGCGCGACACCACCCAGAGCCACGACCGTTGCAGCGTCGTCGAGGTCATGGGCCGCAACGCAGGCTACATCGCCTTGAACGTCGCCATCGCCTCCGGTGCTATGGCTGTGCTGCTGCCGGAGAAGGAATTTGATATGCAGCGCGACATCCTCGACAAGATCGTCGAGACCCAGCGCACCGGCAAGCGCCACTTTATCGTCATCGTCGCCGAGGGCATCGGCCACTCGCAGGAGATCGCCAACGAGATCCAGGCCCGCACCGGCATCGACACTCGCGCCACCATTCTGGGCCATGTCCAGCGCGGCGGCTCTCCCACGCTCCGCGACCGCGTGAATGCTTCTGCAATGGGCTACCACGCTGTCTGCCTGCTCGAGCAGGGCAAGTACAACCGCATCGTCGGCATGAAGGGTGAACAGCTGGTGGACTACCCCGTGGACGAGGCGCTCGAGATGACCAAGAGCATCGACCCGGTCCTCGTGGACGTCTGCAATACCATCTCCATCTAA
- a CDS encoding DNA polymerase III subunit alpha, translating to MSEGSRAGRDFVHLHIHTEYSLLDGACRIDQLMDRVKECGQNAVAITDHGVMYGCVQFYKAAQKAGIKPIIGCEVYVATRTRFDKVNKIDGNNHLILLCKNEMGYKNLIKMVSAAFVEGFYSKPRVDKQLLEQYHEGLICLSACLAGEIPQAILAGDYERAKSTALWYQDLFGKGNYYIELQDHGLEEDNIVLPQLIKLARETGIPMAATNDAHYLRRDDAKMQSILLCIQTGKTIQDADRMEFQTDEFYVKTTDEMYDLFAMVPEACANTQKIADECKFDFDFGHTKIPYYKAPNGMDNQAFFEKLCWDGLERRYGPDAPQSNKDRLTYEIGVVKSMGYTNYYLIVWDYINYAKSQGIPVGPGRGSGAGSIAAYCVGITDIDPIRYNLIFERFLNPERVSMPDFDVDFCYERRQEVIDYVNRKYGADHVAQIVTFGTMAARNAIRDVGRVMGLPYQSVDVVAKQVPMELKMTLKRALEVSPELKRMYDSDPQVTELIDTALKVEGMPRHASTHAAGVVITPEPTDYYLPLATNDGLPVTQFNMTEIEELGLLKMDFLGLRTLTVIRDAELAVQKKDPSFSIRKLDYDDAATYKMLGQGETEGVFQLESSGMKQVLVGLQPQNLEDVIALISLYRPGPMDSIPTYLRNRHEPDKISYKTPQLAHILDVTNGCIVYQEQVMQIFRELAGFSFGQADNVRRAMSKKKHAVMEAEREHFVHGCTEPGHECPGCVANGISEKVANEIYDEMSSFASYAFNKSHAACYAYVAFQTAYLKCHYPSEFMAALLTSVLDNTDKVIEYSGECARLGIKVLPPDVNISNGGFTADDGKIRFGLNAVKNVGRNLIERVVEERKEKPYASLYDFCKRMHGTELNRRAVECLIKAGAFDGMGINRHSLVEAVDGIIKSVESDSRRNLEGQLDLFSVMSGEAEAADDSYEIKPFPEYSHTELLQQEKEVSGLYLSGHPLDAYREQSARFASNSIKELTGEDAHRLDGDHVRIVCTIVKNRMMTTKSNTMMAFTSVEDLTGTMEIIVFPRVLDTFRDALKENAVVVIEGRLSVREDEPSKLMAESILPIEGYDPKRPQANRPNLMRDAAQRLYIRLPSRSCPEYAKVINLLEIFDGDMPVIFYLEDVRQKLAAPRRLYASGHPLLFQELKRLLGEHNVATK from the coding sequence ATGAGCGAAGGCAGCCGCGCGGGGAGAGACTTCGTCCATCTCCACATCCATACCGAATACAGCCTTCTGGACGGTGCCTGCCGCATCGACCAGCTCATGGACCGTGTCAAGGAGTGCGGCCAGAACGCCGTCGCCATCACCGACCACGGCGTCATGTACGGCTGCGTCCAGTTCTACAAAGCGGCCCAGAAGGCAGGCATCAAGCCCATCATCGGCTGCGAGGTCTATGTGGCCACCCGCACCCGCTTCGATAAGGTAAATAAGATCGACGGCAACAACCATCTCATTCTCCTGTGCAAGAATGAGATGGGCTACAAAAACCTCATCAAGATGGTATCTGCGGCCTTTGTGGAAGGTTTTTACTCCAAGCCCCGTGTGGACAAGCAGCTCCTCGAACAGTACCACGAGGGCCTCATCTGCCTGTCGGCCTGCCTTGCGGGTGAGATCCCGCAGGCCATTCTGGCCGGAGATTATGAGAGGGCCAAGTCCACGGCGCTGTGGTATCAGGACCTGTTTGGCAAGGGAAACTATTACATCGAGCTGCAGGACCACGGCCTCGAGGAGGATAACATCGTCCTGCCCCAGCTCATCAAGCTGGCCCGGGAGACCGGCATCCCGATGGCCGCCACCAACGACGCCCACTATCTGCGGAGGGATGATGCCAAGATGCAGAGCATCCTGCTCTGCATCCAGACCGGAAAGACCATTCAGGACGCCGACCGGATGGAGTTCCAGACCGATGAGTTCTACGTCAAAACCACCGATGAGATGTATGATCTGTTCGCAATGGTGCCGGAGGCCTGCGCCAACACCCAGAAGATCGCAGACGAGTGTAAGTTTGACTTTGATTTCGGTCACACCAAGATCCCCTATTACAAAGCCCCGAACGGGATGGACAATCAGGCATTCTTCGAGAAGCTCTGCTGGGACGGCCTCGAGCGCCGCTACGGCCCCGATGCTCCGCAGTCCAACAAGGACCGGCTGACCTACGAGATCGGCGTCGTCAAGTCGATGGGCTACACCAACTACTACCTCATCGTCTGGGACTACATCAACTACGCCAAAAGTCAGGGCATCCCGGTCGGCCCGGGACGTGGCTCGGGTGCGGGCAGCATCGCGGCCTACTGCGTGGGCATCACTGACATCGACCCCATCCGCTACAACCTCATCTTCGAGCGTTTCCTGAATCCTGAGCGCGTCAGTATGCCCGATTTCGACGTTGATTTCTGCTACGAGCGCCGTCAGGAGGTCATCGACTACGTCAACCGGAAGTATGGCGCGGACCATGTGGCCCAGATCGTCACCTTCGGTACGATGGCGGCCCGCAACGCCATCCGCGACGTGGGCCGCGTGATGGGACTGCCTTACCAGAGCGTGGATGTCGTGGCAAAGCAGGTGCCCATGGAGCTGAAAATGACGCTGAAACGCGCATTGGAAGTCTCGCCGGAGCTGAAGCGGATGTACGACAGCGACCCGCAGGTCACAGAGCTGATCGATACCGCCCTGAAGGTGGAGGGAATGCCCCGCCACGCCTCTACACACGCGGCTGGCGTCGTCATTACACCGGAGCCGACGGACTACTATCTGCCGCTGGCCACCAACGACGGCCTGCCCGTTACCCAGTTCAACATGACCGAGATCGAAGAGCTGGGTCTGCTGAAGATGGACTTCCTTGGCCTGCGCACCCTGACGGTCATCCGGGACGCCGAGCTGGCCGTCCAGAAAAAAGACCCCTCCTTCTCCATCCGGAAGCTGGATTACGACGATGCGGCGACGTATAAGATGCTGGGACAGGGTGAGACGGAGGGCGTGTTCCAGCTTGAATCCTCGGGCATGAAGCAGGTGCTGGTGGGTCTGCAGCCGCAGAACCTTGAAGATGTCATCGCTCTCATCAGTCTTTACCGCCCCGGCCCGATGGACTCCATCCCCACCTATCTGCGCAACCGCCACGAGCCGGACAAGATCAGCTATAAGACACCCCAGCTGGCGCACATCCTCGACGTGACCAATGGATGTATCGTCTATCAGGAGCAGGTCATGCAGATCTTCCGCGAACTGGCGGGCTTCTCCTTCGGACAGGCTGACAATGTCCGCCGCGCCATGAGCAAAAAGAAGCACGCCGTGATGGAGGCAGAGCGGGAGCATTTTGTCCATGGCTGTACCGAGCCGGGCCACGAGTGCCCGGGCTGCGTCGCCAACGGCATCTCCGAAAAAGTCGCCAATGAGATCTACGATGAGATGTCGAGCTTTGCTTCCTACGCATTCAACAAGAGCCATGCGGCCTGTTATGCCTACGTCGCATTCCAGACGGCCTACCTCAAGTGTCATTACCCCAGCGAGTTTATGGCCGCATTGCTCACCAGCGTGCTGGACAATACCGACAAAGTCATTGAGTATTCGGGTGAGTGCGCCCGCCTTGGCATCAAGGTGCTTCCGCCGGACGTGAACATCTCGAACGGCGGATTCACGGCGGATGACGGCAAGATCCGCTTCGGCCTGAACGCCGTCAAGAATGTGGGTCGCAACCTCATCGAGCGGGTCGTGGAGGAGCGGAAGGAAAAGCCCTACGCAAGCCTCTACGATTTCTGCAAGCGGATGCACGGCACCGAGCTGAACCGCCGGGCCGTGGAGTGCCTCATCAAGGCGGGTGCGTTCGACGGCATGGGCATCAACCGCCACAGCCTTGTGGAGGCCGTGGACGGCATCATCAAGAGCGTGGAGAGCGACTCCCGCCGCAACCTCGAAGGGCAGCTCGACCTGTTCTCGGTGATGAGCGGCGAAGCGGAAGCTGCTGATGACAGCTACGAGATCAAGCCGTTCCCGGAGTACAGCCACACCGAGCTGCTTCAGCAGGAAAAAGAGGTCAGCGGACTCTATCTGTCTGGTCATCCGCTGGATGCCTACCGGGAGCAGTCGGCCCGCTTTGCCTCCAACAGCATCAAGGAGCTTACCGGCGAGGATGCCCATAGGCTGGACGGCGATCACGTCCGTATCGTGTGTACCATCGTCAAAAACCGGATGATGACCACCAAATCCAACACCATGATGGCCTTTACCAGCGTGGAAGATCTGACCGGCACGATGGAGATCATCGTCTTCCCGCGGGTTCTGGATACCTTCCGTGACGCGCTCAAAGAGAACGCCGTCGTGGTCATCGAAGGCCGTCTCTCGGTGCGGGAGGATGAGCCGTCCAAGCTGATGGCGGAGAGCATCCTGCCCATCGAGGGCTATGACCCCAAGCGTCCGCAGGCCAACCGCCCGAACCTCATGCGGGATGCTGCCCAAAGGCTCTATATCCGTCTGCCGTCCCGCAGCTGCCCGGAGTACGCGAAGGTCATCAATCTTCTTGAGATATTCGATGGCGATATGCCAGTCATTTTCTATCTCGAGGACGTCAGGCAGAAGCTTGCCGCACCCCGGAGGCTGTATGCTTCGGGCCACCCGCTGCTGTTTCAGGAGCTGAAGCGCCTGCTTGGCGAGCACAATGTTGCAACAAAATGA